A genomic region of Pyramidobacter porci contains the following coding sequences:
- a CDS encoding excinuclease ABC subunit UvrC, with the protein MDEQERMGRIRAILRTLPLKPGVYLMHDETGKVIYVGKAKKLKRRVSSYFNHRDFAIPRLRKLVQTVQDISFIRTETEAEAFIVESRLIKAIQPFFNVELKMGSRYPFIVVTAEKFPRVLVTHTRPKAGRVFGPYTSAGTMRSMLNLIKNFFPARNCSMNLEREKLARPCIMYDIGKCLGPCAGKCTEKEYNETVDDILMLLSGQTADLVSRLRTRMERLAKEMRFEEAAKARDTIRDLWKFSRQKLSVTLTDDLDEDTWFAMTRLRDLCGLSVVPWRIDGFDISHSAGRETYGVAVVFEQGYPNQSLYRRYSIKTVDGIDDFRSMRETVLRRYRGMIENQLPLPQLILVDGGPEQLAFARQALAEVPVKIHTIALAKRDELIFTEPDKPPLRLDWNDPALRLLQRVRDESHRFAITTHRRKRVSRLSRSALEDVPGIGKHKAALLLSTFGSVQRIASLSAEELQKAPGIGPVQAAKILKFLTETPVPEAPAPKNTVELVRVERPLGIPVPETAKYRWDETIDVPYRETPPATNEERSATRAVRRTYDPKRKRGIHRA; encoded by the coding sequence ATGGATGAACAGGAACGCATGGGGCGGATCCGCGCCATCCTCAGGACTCTGCCGCTCAAACCGGGCGTCTACCTGATGCACGATGAGACGGGCAAGGTGATCTACGTCGGCAAGGCGAAAAAGCTGAAGCGCCGCGTTTCGTCCTATTTCAACCATCGGGATTTTGCCATCCCGCGCCTGCGCAAGCTGGTACAGACGGTGCAGGATATCAGTTTCATCCGTACGGAAACGGAAGCGGAGGCGTTTATCGTCGAAAGTCGCCTGATCAAGGCGATCCAGCCGTTCTTCAACGTGGAACTGAAAATGGGTTCGCGTTATCCGTTCATCGTCGTCACGGCCGAAAAATTTCCGCGCGTGCTGGTCACCCACACGCGCCCGAAGGCGGGGCGGGTGTTCGGCCCCTACACCAGCGCCGGCACGATGCGCAGCATGCTGAACCTGATCAAGAATTTCTTTCCGGCGCGGAACTGTTCGATGAATCTGGAACGGGAAAAGCTGGCGCGCCCGTGTATAATGTACGATATCGGCAAGTGCCTCGGCCCCTGCGCGGGCAAGTGCACCGAAAAAGAGTACAACGAGACCGTCGACGACATCCTCATGCTGCTGAGCGGGCAGACCGCCGATCTGGTGTCGCGCCTGCGGACGCGCATGGAGCGTCTGGCGAAGGAGATGCGCTTCGAAGAAGCGGCCAAGGCGCGCGACACGATCCGCGACCTGTGGAAGTTTTCGCGCCAGAAACTGTCGGTGACGCTTACCGACGACCTCGACGAGGATACGTGGTTCGCGATGACGCGCCTGCGCGACCTCTGCGGCTTGTCCGTGGTGCCGTGGCGCATCGACGGCTTCGACATCTCCCATTCGGCGGGGCGCGAGACGTACGGCGTGGCCGTAGTCTTCGAACAGGGCTATCCCAATCAGTCGCTGTACCGCCGTTACTCTATCAAAACGGTGGACGGCATCGACGATTTCCGCTCCATGCGCGAGACGGTGCTGCGGCGTTACCGCGGCATGATCGAAAACCAGCTGCCGCTGCCGCAGCTGATCCTTGTCGACGGCGGCCCCGAACAGCTGGCGTTCGCCCGCCAGGCGCTGGCCGAAGTGCCCGTGAAAATCCACACGATCGCGCTGGCCAAACGCGACGAACTGATCTTTACCGAGCCGGATAAGCCGCCGCTGCGGCTCGACTGGAACGATCCGGCGCTGCGACTTTTGCAGCGCGTGCGCGACGAGTCGCACCGCTTTGCCATCACCACGCACCGCCGCAAGCGCGTTTCGCGCCTCAGCCGTTCGGCGCTGGAGGACGTTCCCGGCATCGGCAAGCACAAGGCGGCGCTGTTGCTGTCAACGTTCGGCAGCGTGCAGCGTATCGCTTCGCTCTCCGCGGAAGAACTGCAAAAAGCTCCCGGCATCGGCCCCGTCCAAGCCGCGAAGATCCTCAAATTCCTGACCGAGACGCCCGTGCCGGAAGCGCCGGCGCCCAAAAACACGGTGGAACTGGTGCGCGTGGAGCGCCCGCTAGGGATCCCAGTGCCGGAGACGGCTAAATATCGTTGGGACGAGACCATCGACGTGCCCTATCGCGAAACGCCGCCGGCGACCAATGAAGAACGGAGCGCCACTCGCGCGGTGCGCCGGACGTACGATCCCAAACGAAAGCGAGGCATCCATCGCGCATGA
- the ribD gene encoding bifunctional diaminohydroxyphosphoribosylaminopyrimidine deaminase/5-amino-6-(5-phosphoribosylamino)uracil reductase RibD codes for MRQQWSDEYYMRQALDLALRGMGKTTPNPMVGCVIVKDGAVVGRGWHDHLGGLHAEAAALRDAGDKARGATAYVTLEPCSHQGRQPPCAPALAAAGIARCVCAVGDPNPKVSGRGLKILSDAGVETVCGVLEKEASWLNRGFLSLQTRRRPWVTLKAALSLDGSMALADGTSQWITGEAARIESHRLRGENDAILIGSGTLRHDDPALTVRAVEGPSPRPVILCSAPVVLRENYKALRRDAIVFVPKETAVLPERSGQVYAVSSSAGRPDLKAALEKLAELGIARVLVEAGPTICSAFIAAGLADEYQLFVAPVFMGEGRKITDSIHLQRMDDAIPMTLRDVRTAGCDLWLEGGNPCSLDWLKQ; via the coding sequence ATGAGACAGCAATGGAGCGACGAGTATTACATGCGGCAGGCCCTCGACTTGGCGCTGCGCGGCATGGGCAAAACGACGCCCAACCCCATGGTTGGCTGCGTGATCGTCAAAGACGGCGCAGTGGTCGGCCGCGGCTGGCACGACCATCTCGGCGGGCTTCACGCCGAGGCGGCGGCTCTGCGCGACGCTGGGGACAAGGCGCGCGGCGCCACCGCCTATGTGACGCTGGAACCATGCAGCCATCAGGGCCGTCAGCCGCCCTGCGCGCCAGCGCTGGCAGCGGCCGGCATCGCCCGCTGTGTGTGCGCCGTCGGCGATCCCAATCCGAAAGTCAGCGGCCGCGGCTTGAAGATCTTGAGCGACGCCGGCGTCGAAACCGTCTGCGGCGTGCTCGAAAAGGAGGCGTCGTGGCTGAACCGTGGCTTTTTGTCCCTGCAGACGCGCCGCCGCCCTTGGGTGACGCTCAAAGCGGCCCTGTCGCTGGACGGTTCCATGGCCTTGGCTGACGGGACCAGCCAGTGGATCACCGGCGAAGCGGCGCGCATCGAGAGCCACCGCCTGCGCGGCGAGAACGACGCGATCCTGATCGGTTCGGGAACCCTGCGGCACGACGACCCTGCGCTGACCGTCCGCGCCGTGGAAGGCCCGTCGCCGCGCCCCGTAATCCTCTGTTCCGCCCCTGTCGTTTTGAGAGAAAACTACAAAGCTCTGCGCCGCGACGCGATCGTCTTCGTTCCCAAAGAAACGGCGGTGCTGCCCGAACGGAGCGGACAAGTTTATGCCGTTTCCTCGTCTGCGGGCCGTCCCGACCTGAAAGCTGCGCTGGAAAAACTGGCGGAGCTGGGCATCGCCCGCGTGCTGGTGGAAGCGGGGCCGACAATCTGTTCGGCCTTCATCGCCGCCGGGCTGGCCGACGAGTATCAGCTTTTCGTGGCCCCCGTGTTCATGGGCGAGGGACGAAAAATCACCGATTCGATTCATTTGCAGCGCATGGACGACGCCATCCCCATGACGCTGCGCGACGTCCGCACCGCGGGGTGCGACCTGTGGCTCGAAGGAGGAAATCCATGTTCACTGGACTGGTTGAAGCAGTAG
- a CDS encoding riboflavin synthase, with protein sequence MFTGLVEAVGTIVAVSRRWDVTVFHVGSPFAGELKRGESVAVSGVCTTVTECDGASFAVELTGETMNVSRFSFVTMGERVNLERALPADGRLDGHFVAGHVDGTALVMSLRRGRRAAELWLNLPQGLMRYIVRKGSLCVDGVSLTVAAVEGNACSVAVIPETLAGTTLGTLAAGKRVNVETDLIARYVEKLMGLEAPCGASKTPSELTAERLAQMGW encoded by the coding sequence ATGTTCACTGGACTGGTTGAAGCAGTAGGGACGATCGTCGCCGTCTCCCGCCGTTGGGACGTGACCGTGTTTCACGTCGGCTCTCCGTTCGCCGGCGAACTGAAACGCGGCGAATCGGTGGCCGTCAGCGGCGTCTGCACGACCGTGACCGAGTGCGACGGCGCTTCGTTCGCCGTGGAACTGACCGGCGAGACCATGAACGTGTCGCGATTTTCCTTCGTGACCATGGGCGAGCGCGTCAATCTCGAACGAGCGTTGCCGGCCGACGGCCGGCTGGACGGCCATTTCGTGGCCGGGCATGTGGACGGCACCGCCCTGGTGATGTCGCTGCGTCGCGGCCGCCGCGCGGCCGAGCTGTGGCTGAACCTGCCGCAGGGGCTGATGCGCTACATCGTGCGCAAGGGCTCGCTCTGCGTCGACGGCGTCAGTCTGACCGTCGCAGCGGTGGAGGGCAACGCCTGTTCCGTAGCCGTGATTCCGGAGACGCTGGCCGGCACAACCCTCGGAACTCTGGCGGCCGGCAAAAGGGTGAACGTCGAGACTGACCTGATCGCCCGCTACGTGGAAAAGCTGATGGGGCTGGAAGCGCCGTGCGGCGCCTCGAAAACGCCGTCTGAATTGACGGCGGAACGGTTGGCGCAGATGGGCTGGTAA
- the ribH gene encoding 6,7-dimethyl-8-ribityllumazine synthase yields MKVVQGNLVAQGERYAIVVSRFNELICGKLAEGAKDALARHGVKMNEFDVYWVPGAWELPLTVKELALSGRYDAVIALGAVIRGDTPHFEYVSAEMSKGLASVGLDQRVPVAFGVLTTENLEQALLRAGSKAGNKGAEAALAALEMVSLLRQIRENKE; encoded by the coding sequence ATGAAAGTAGTTCAAGGGAATCTAGTCGCTCAGGGCGAGCGCTACGCCATCGTCGTCTCGCGTTTCAACGAGCTGATCTGCGGCAAGCTGGCGGAGGGAGCCAAAGACGCTCTCGCCCGTCACGGCGTGAAAATGAACGAGTTCGACGTTTATTGGGTGCCCGGAGCGTGGGAACTGCCGCTGACCGTGAAAGAGCTGGCCCTTTCCGGCCGTTACGACGCCGTGATCGCACTTGGCGCGGTGATCCGCGGCGATACGCCTCACTTTGAGTACGTCTCCGCCGAAATGTCGAAGGGACTGGCCTCGGTCGGGCTGGATCAGCGCGTGCCCGTCGCCTTTGGCGTGCTGACCACCGAGAATCTGGAGCAGGCCCTGCTCCGCGCCGGCAGCAAGGCCGGCAACAAAGGAGCCGAAGCGGCGTTGGCCGCGCTGGAGATGGTGTCGCTGCTGAGGCAGATCCGCGAGAACAAAGAATAA
- the serS gene encoding serine--tRNA ligase, with product MLDIRMIREDTETVKAYLKARNNDFDVDKVLALDDERKKLLASVEEVKARRNAGSKEVGRIKAAGGDAAAVMEEMKKLGEQIKVDDARVVEIDEELRQLMLQIPNRPDATVPIGKDETENVEVRRWGTPRQFDFEPKAHWDVAEACGLLDFERGPRMAQSRFTVFKGLGARLERAIMNYMLDMHTQKHGYTEFNVPVMVNSESMLGTGQLPKFAEDLYKVEKDDLWMIPTAEVPLTNMHHDEMLGESELPKYYTAYTPCFRRESGSYGRDVRGIMRLHQFDKVEMVKICTPESSWDELEKLTANAEDVLQGLGLPYRVIVLCTGDMGFGSAKTYDVEVWLPSQNCYREISSCSNCVDFQARRMNTRYRPADGGKPRYVHTLNGSGLAIGRTLIAVLENCQNADGSIDLPDALVPYMGGVKHIDPLDKK from the coding sequence ATGCTCGATATACGTATGATTCGCGAGGACACGGAGACCGTCAAGGCCTATCTGAAAGCGAGAAACAACGACTTCGACGTCGACAAAGTACTGGCGCTCGACGACGAGCGCAAGAAACTGCTGGCCTCCGTTGAGGAAGTCAAGGCCCGGCGCAACGCCGGCTCCAAGGAAGTCGGCCGGATCAAGGCGGCTGGAGGCGACGCCGCCGCCGTCATGGAAGAGATGAAAAAACTCGGCGAGCAGATCAAGGTCGACGACGCCCGCGTCGTTGAGATCGACGAAGAACTTCGTCAGCTTATGCTGCAGATCCCCAACCGTCCCGACGCCACCGTGCCCATCGGCAAAGACGAGACCGAGAACGTGGAAGTGCGCCGCTGGGGCACGCCGCGCCAATTCGATTTCGAGCCCAAAGCTCATTGGGACGTGGCCGAAGCCTGTGGACTGCTCGACTTCGAGCGCGGTCCCCGCATGGCCCAGAGCCGCTTTACCGTCTTCAAGGGATTGGGGGCCCGACTTGAGCGCGCCATCATGAACTACATGCTCGATATGCATACCCAGAAGCACGGCTACACCGAGTTCAACGTCCCCGTGATGGTCAACTCCGAGTCGATGCTCGGCACCGGTCAGCTGCCCAAGTTCGCCGAGGACCTCTACAAAGTCGAGAAGGACGATCTGTGGATGATTCCCACCGCCGAAGTGCCGCTGACCAACATGCACCACGACGAGATGCTCGGCGAGAGCGAACTGCCCAAATATTACACGGCCTACACGCCTTGCTTTCGCCGCGAGTCCGGCAGCTATGGGCGCGACGTGCGCGGCATCATGCGCCTGCACCAGTTCGACAAGGTCGAGATGGTGAAGATCTGCACGCCCGAAAGCAGCTGGGACGAACTCGAAAAGCTGACCGCCAACGCCGAAGACGTTCTGCAAGGACTCGGCCTGCCGTATCGCGTCATCGTGCTCTGCACCGGCGATATGGGCTTCGGTTCCGCCAAGACCTACGACGTGGAAGTCTGGCTGCCCAGCCAGAACTGCTACCGCGAGATCAGCTCGTGCAGCAACTGCGTCGATTTCCAGGCCCGCCGCATGAACACGCGCTATCGTCCCGCCGACGGCGGCAAGCCCCGCTACGTGCACACGCTGAACGGCTCCGGTCTGGCGATCGGGCGCACGCTGATCGCCGTGCTGGAAAACTGCCAGAACGCCGACGGCTCCATCGACCTGCCCGACGCGCTGGTTCCCTACATGGGAGGCGTCAAGCACATCGATCCGCTCGACAAAAAGTAA